GCCGGGGCACTGTCGGCGGCCTCCCGAAACGGCCCGTAGAAAGCCGATGCATACTTGGCGGCATAACTTAAAACAGCCGTCTCCGAAAATCCCGCCTCATCGAGCGTCTGGCGAATCATCCCGATTCGTCCGTCCATCATATCCGACGGAGCCACCACATCCGCTCCGGCACGGGCATGAGCCAGGGCCGTTCGAGCCAAACACTGAAGAGTCTGGTCGTTGTCAATTTTTCCATCGCGGATGAGGCCGCAGTGGCCGTGCTCCGTATAGGCACACAGACAAACATCCGTAATGACCAGCAAATCCGGTACGGCCTTCTTCACAGCACGAACGGCCCGGCAGACCGCCGAGTCCTCCGACCAAGCCTCCGACCCCTGCGCATCCTTTCGCAAAGGCAGACCGAACAAAAGAACGGCCGGAATCCCCAACTCGCAGATTTCCTGTGCTTCCCGCACAAGGGTATCCGGTGAAAAGTGAAAACAGCCGTCCATGGAAGGAATGGGCTTTTTGATATTTTCGCCCGGACAGACAAAAAGCGGAGAAACCAAATCATT
This portion of the Anaerohalosphaeraceae bacterium genome encodes:
- the hemB gene encoding porphobilinogen synthase, which encodes MGFPQMRMRRLRAGSAMRRLTAGTRLSVNDLVSPLFVCPGENIKKPIPSMDGCFHFSPDTLVREAQEICELGIPAVLLFGLPLRKDAQGSEAWSEDSAVCRAVRAVKKAVPDLLVITDVCLCAYTEHGHCGLIRDGKIDNDQTLQCLARTALAHARAGADVVAPSDMMDGRIGMIRQTLDEAGFSETAVLSYAAKYASAFYGPFREAADSAPAFGNRKTYQMDPAASVRQAMREIALDIEEGADMVMVKPALAYLDVIAAARQRFDVPLAAYNVSGEYMMVNQAAKAGLMDRREAMLETLLAIKRAGADFVITYFAKEAAAVLNG